A genome region from Frankineae bacterium MT45 includes the following:
- a CDS encoding UDP-glucose 4-epimerase, translating to MTNLNGAQVLVTGGAGTIGSTLVDQLLAAGAAKVDVLDNLVRGRRANLAQAFETGRVNLIEGDLRDRDLVHDVTVGKDVVCHQAAIRITQCAEEPRLALEVLVDGTFNVLEAAVEKKVQKVVAASSASAYGLAEEFPTTERHHHHNNDTFYGAAKSFNQGMMTSFRAMYGLNYVGLLPFNVYGPRMDIYGVYTEVLVRWMERIVDGKPPLIFGNGLQTMDFVYTEDIARANILAIESDVNEGFYNVASGVETSLLDLARALLRAMDSDLDVEFGPERAVNGVTRRLADTSAATRDLGFTAEVGLEDGLRRLVAWWKADKLATSDPSA from the coding sequence ATGACGAACTTGAACGGGGCACAGGTACTGGTCACCGGTGGTGCCGGCACCATCGGGTCGACCCTGGTCGACCAGTTGCTGGCCGCCGGTGCGGCCAAGGTGGACGTGCTGGACAACCTGGTCCGCGGGCGTCGGGCCAACCTCGCGCAGGCCTTCGAGACCGGGCGGGTCAACCTCATCGAGGGCGACCTGCGCGACCGGGACCTCGTCCATGATGTGACGGTCGGAAAGGACGTCGTCTGTCACCAGGCGGCGATCCGGATCACCCAGTGCGCGGAGGAGCCGCGACTGGCCCTCGAGGTACTCGTTGACGGCACCTTCAACGTCCTCGAGGCGGCCGTTGAGAAGAAGGTGCAGAAGGTCGTGGCGGCCTCCAGCGCGTCGGCCTACGGCTTGGCCGAGGAGTTCCCGACCACCGAACGCCACCACCATCACAACAACGACACCTTCTACGGTGCGGCCAAGTCGTTCAACCAGGGCATGATGACCAGCTTCCGGGCCATGTACGGCCTGAACTACGTCGGGCTGCTCCCCTTCAACGTCTACGGCCCCCGCATGGACATCTACGGCGTCTATACCGAGGTGCTGGTGCGCTGGATGGAGCGCATCGTTGACGGGAAGCCGCCGCTCATCTTCGGTAACGGGCTGCAGACGATGGACTTCGTCTACACCGAGGACATCGCCCGCGCTAACATCCTGGCCATTGAGAGCGACGTCAACGAGGGCTTCTACAACGTAGCCAGTGGCGTCGAGACGAGCCTGCTGGACCTGGCCCGGGCGCTGCTGCGGGCCATGGACTCCGATCTGGACGTCGAGTTCGGCCCCGAGCGGGCCGTCAACGGCGTGACCCGCCGCCTGGCCGACACCTCGGCCGCGACCCGCGATCTGGGCTTCACGGCCGAGGTTGGACTGGAAGACGGACTGCGCAGGCTGGTCGCCTGGTGGAAGGCGGACAAGCTCGCCACCAGCGATCCCAGCGCATGA
- a CDS encoding dTDP-4-amino-4,6-dideoxygalactose transaminase: MTRINVAKPWLGAEEVAAVTEAIESGWVAQGPRVAAFEEKFAALVGARHAVAVSNCTTALHLALVVAGVGAGDEVIVPSFSFIATTNAPMYVGATPVFADVDPQTGNLTPASIEAVLSPATRAVILVHQGGVPADVAAVKALCEPRGIVVVEDAACAAGSTYRGAPVGAGATIAAWSFHPRKLITTGEGGMLTTDDAGWADRARRLREHAMSVSAAERHQSTLPPEEQYLEVGYNYRMTDLQAAVGLVQLDRLAPIVARRREIVAEYQQALEGIAGLRVLQDPEWGTSNFQSFWVEILPEFPMDREKLLAHLAEHEISARRGIMAAHRQPAYAGVEHAPLPVTERLNENTLILPVFHQMTADEITRVIDALRAAAAQVAA; the protein is encoded by the coding sequence ATGACCCGCATCAACGTAGCTAAGCCGTGGCTCGGCGCTGAAGAGGTGGCCGCGGTGACCGAGGCGATCGAATCGGGCTGGGTGGCTCAGGGCCCGCGCGTCGCCGCCTTCGAGGAGAAGTTCGCCGCGCTGGTCGGGGCCCGGCACGCGGTCGCCGTCTCCAACTGCACGACGGCGCTGCACCTCGCCCTCGTGGTGGCCGGTGTCGGTGCCGGAGACGAGGTCATCGTGCCGTCGTTCTCATTCATCGCCACCACGAATGCCCCGATGTACGTGGGGGCGACGCCGGTCTTCGCCGACGTCGACCCGCAGACCGGCAACCTGACGCCAGCCAGCATCGAGGCGGTGCTCTCCCCGGCCACCCGCGCCGTCATCCTGGTTCATCAGGGCGGCGTCCCGGCGGACGTGGCTGCGGTGAAGGCGCTCTGTGAGCCGCGCGGCATCGTCGTCGTCGAGGATGCGGCCTGCGCCGCTGGATCGACCTACCGAGGCGCTCCGGTCGGCGCTGGTGCCACCATCGCCGCCTGGTCCTTCCACCCCCGCAAGCTCATCACCACCGGTGAGGGCGGGATGCTCACCACCGACGACGCCGGGTGGGCCGACCGGGCCCGCCGGCTGCGCGAGCACGCCATGAGCGTGAGCGCAGCTGAGCGCCACCAGAGCACGCTGCCGCCGGAGGAGCAGTACCTGGAGGTCGGCTACAACTACCGGATGACCGACCTGCAGGCTGCGGTCGGTCTGGTGCAGCTCGACCGGCTCGCTCCCATCGTGGCCCGGCGCCGCGAGATCGTGGCCGAGTATCAGCAGGCCCTGGAGGGCATCGCCGGGCTGCGGGTGCTGCAGGATCCCGAGTGGGGAACCTCCAACTTCCAGTCCTTCTGGGTCGAGATTCTGCCGGAATTTCCGATGGATCGCGAGAAACTGCTGGCCCACCTCGCCGAACATGAGATCTCGGCCCGGCGCGGGATCATGGCCGCGCATCGGCAGCCGGCCTACGCCGGCGTCGAGCACGCCCCGCTGCCGGTCACCGAGAGGCTGAACGAGAACACCCTTATTCTGCCGGTCTTTCACCAGATGACGGCCGACGAGATCACTCGCGTGATCGATGCTCTCCGGGCCGCCGCTGCCCAAGTCGCGGCCTAG
- a CDS encoding hypothetical protein (manually curated), with the protein MSPPATDPRPGLALPRLSRLVVEAVQRNSLDLSQVSVLTEAATGPYVVTPVLAALAGAEVIAVTRASRYGSVEQVRAQTLALAESVGVASRITITDQRDVAIFAAADVVTNSGHLRPITAEHAEAIRASAVMPLMFEAWEIQAGRVDIDLAGLHRRGVQLAGTNERHPHVDVFSFLGPMAVAQLADAGVSAYLGRIAVLCDNPFLPYLEAGLRAAGATVWSAASLTELLDGDEPDAVIVSLTPTGQAVVTEAEVRQLAARWPTTVLLQYWGDIDRSACTEAGLPFWPLDDPGSGHMGVLPSRVGPEPIVRLQAGGLKVAQVLLKPAADRTAADLEYLDPLDFAAITNDGAPLTDASREQGER; encoded by the coding sequence GTGAGCCCGCCGGCCACGGATCCACGCCCCGGTCTGGCGCTGCCCCGCTTGAGCCGTCTCGTCGTCGAGGCTGTACAGCGAAACAGCCTTGATCTTTCTCAGGTTTCGGTGCTCACCGAAGCTGCGACCGGCCCGTACGTGGTGACGCCGGTGCTGGCCGCGCTGGCCGGGGCCGAGGTCATTGCGGTGACCCGCGCCTCCCGTTACGGCTCGGTGGAGCAGGTGCGGGCCCAGACGCTCGCGCTGGCCGAGTCGGTGGGCGTCGCCTCCCGGATCACCATCACCGATCAGCGCGATGTGGCAATCTTCGCCGCCGCCGACGTCGTCACCAACAGCGGTCACCTGCGCCCCATCACGGCAGAACATGCCGAGGCGATAAGGGCTTCGGCCGTGATGCCGTTGATGTTCGAGGCCTGGGAGATCCAGGCCGGTCGGGTGGACATCGACCTGGCCGGGCTGCATCGTCGCGGTGTTCAGCTGGCCGGCACGAATGAGCGTCACCCCCATGTGGACGTCTTCTCCTTCCTCGGGCCGATGGCGGTGGCCCAACTGGCCGACGCCGGCGTCTCGGCTTACCTCGGCCGCATCGCGGTGCTCTGCGACAACCCGTTCCTGCCGTATCTGGAGGCCGGTCTGCGGGCCGCCGGCGCGACCGTCTGGAGTGCGGCCAGCCTGACCGAACTGCTCGACGGCGACGAGCCGGACGCGGTGATTGTGTCGCTCACCCCGACCGGTCAGGCCGTCGTCACCGAGGCCGAGGTGCGCCAGTTGGCCGCGCGCTGGCCGACCACCGTGCTGCTGCAGTACTGGGGTGACATCGACCGCAGTGCCTGCACCGAGGCTGGGCTGCCGTTCTGGCCGCTGGATGACCCCGGCTCGGGGCATATGGGCGTGCTGCCGTCCCGGGTCGGACCGGAGCCGATCGTCCGCCTGCAGGCGGGCGGTCTGAAGGTCGCTCAGGTGCTGCTGAAGCCGGCTGCGGATCGCACCGCGGCCGACCTGGAGTACCTCGATCCCCTTGATTTTGCTGCTATAACCAATGACGGCGCACCGTTGACGGATGCGTCGAGAGAACAGGGAGAGCGTTGA
- a CDS encoding dTDP-4-amino-4,6-dideoxygalactose transaminase, with translation MSETTTTRPVPLVDLSIQHAAVAAEVAEGFERVLSTGAYVLGPDVKKFENEFAEYSGTAHCVGVANGTDAIELALRAIGVGAGDEVIIPANTFVATAGGVMRTGATPVLVDCDPDCLLIDPSLIEARITPKTKAIIPVHLYGQLAPMPEVLAIAEAHGIPVVEDAAQSQGAERDGRRAGTWGAAAGTSFYPGKNLGAYGDAGAVLTNSDEVAEELAVLRNHGGTVKYQHPKLGFNSRIDTIQATVLSAKLKRLDEWNEQRRAAADYYSAALADVAGVKTPTVYPGNVPVWHLYVVEVTERDRVLSELNAGGIGAGIHYPVPVHLHGAYTHLGYVRGDFPIAEAAADRILSLPIYPGITTEQQDRVVAGLIAAIG, from the coding sequence ATGAGCGAGACTACGACCACTCGTCCAGTGCCGTTGGTGGATCTCTCCATCCAGCACGCCGCCGTGGCGGCCGAGGTGGCTGAGGGCTTCGAGCGGGTGCTCTCGACCGGGGCCTATGTGCTCGGCCCCGACGTGAAGAAGTTCGAGAACGAGTTCGCCGAGTACAGCGGCACCGCGCACTGCGTCGGAGTGGCCAACGGCACGGACGCGATCGAGCTGGCCCTGCGCGCGATCGGCGTGGGAGCGGGCGACGAGGTGATCATCCCGGCCAACACCTTCGTCGCGACCGCCGGCGGCGTGATGCGTACCGGCGCCACGCCGGTGCTCGTCGACTGCGACCCGGACTGCCTGCTCATCGACCCGTCGCTGATCGAGGCACGAATCACCCCTAAGACAAAGGCGATCATCCCGGTTCACCTCTACGGGCAGCTCGCTCCGATGCCCGAGGTGCTGGCTATCGCCGAGGCGCACGGCATTCCGGTCGTCGAGGATGCGGCTCAGTCGCAGGGAGCTGAGCGCGACGGGCGCCGGGCCGGCACCTGGGGGGCTGCGGCCGGGACGAGCTTCTACCCGGGCAAGAACCTGGGCGCCTACGGCGATGCCGGTGCGGTGCTGACCAACTCCGACGAGGTGGCCGAGGAACTCGCTGTGCTGCGCAACCACGGCGGCACGGTGAAGTATCAGCACCCCAAGCTGGGCTTCAACTCCCGCATCGACACCATCCAGGCCACAGTGCTGAGCGCCAAGCTGAAGCGACTCGATGAGTGGAACGAGCAGCGCCGGGCGGCGGCCGACTACTACTCAGCCGCCTTGGCCGATGTCGCGGGCGTGAAGACCCCGACCGTCTACCCCGGCAACGTACCGGTCTGGCACCTCTACGTCGTCGAGGTCACCGAGCGGGATCGGGTGCTATCTGAGCTCAACGCCGGGGGTATCGGCGCCGGCATCCACTACCCGGTGCCTGTGCACCTGCACGGCGCGTACACCCACCTGGGCTACGTCCGCGGCGACTTCCCGATCGCGGAGGCGGCGGCGGATCGCATCCTCTCCCTGCCGATCTACCCCGGCATCACCACTGAGCAGCAGGACCGCGTGGTCGCCGGCCTGATCGCCGCTATCGGCTAA
- a CDS encoding Glycosyltransferase involved in cell wall bisynthesis — translation MKIRSICLMKDEVDVIGQTLQAGLGWSNQIIVLDNGSTDGSWELVQRMAADDPRIVAFGQDLRPFRDGMRANCFNAFAGDAAAGDWWCRLDADEFYGEDPRAALAQAPAEAFSVWSAGLVYYFTDADAARYEKNPADFDDDVPISERCRYYLNHTSEPRFFRHEPGLRWTEEHSGFPLTLWARPAWSRRVVVKNYRYRSPAQIQRRLEARQATSTHLFPQERVADWSGAVARLRETGGDLKGDLVDHAPTDWHQRIAPATALDFDALDGTYVIREDLMPGIPEPQSEAHINRAILRARLRGLAPTGVKQRLRSLRSPNS, via the coding sequence GTGAAGATCCGCTCGATCTGCCTGATGAAGGACGAGGTCGACGTCATCGGCCAGACTCTGCAAGCCGGCCTCGGCTGGTCCAACCAGATCATCGTGCTCGACAACGGCAGCACGGACGGCAGCTGGGAACTGGTACAGCGGATGGCCGCCGACGACCCGCGAATCGTCGCCTTCGGCCAGGATCTGCGCCCCTTCCGCGACGGGATGCGGGCCAACTGTTTCAACGCCTTCGCCGGGGACGCCGCCGCGGGTGACTGGTGGTGCCGCCTGGATGCCGACGAGTTCTACGGCGAGGATCCGCGGGCCGCACTGGCGCAGGCACCGGCCGAGGCCTTTTCCGTCTGGTCGGCCGGTCTCGTCTACTACTTCACCGACGCCGACGCCGCGCGCTATGAGAAGAACCCAGCCGACTTCGACGACGATGTGCCGATCTCCGAGCGGTGCCGCTACTACCTGAACCACACCTCCGAGCCCCGCTTCTTCCGACACGAACCGGGGCTGCGCTGGACGGAGGAGCACAGTGGCTTCCCGCTGACCCTCTGGGCCCGCCCGGCCTGGTCGCGGCGCGTCGTCGTGAAGAACTACCGGTACCGCTCGCCGGCTCAGATTCAGCGCCGCCTGGAGGCCCGCCAGGCCACCAGCACCCACCTCTTCCCACAGGAGCGGGTCGCCGACTGGAGCGGCGCGGTGGCTCGGCTGCGCGAGACCGGCGGCGACCTCAAGGGCGACCTCGTCGACCATGCGCCGACGGACTGGCACCAGCGGATCGCGCCGGCGACCGCCCTCGACTTCGACGCCCTAGACGGAACGTACGTTATTCGCGAGGATCTGATGCCGGGGATCCCCGAGCCGCAGTCCGAGGCGCACATCAACCGAGCCATCCTGCGGGCGCGGCTACGAGGGCTGGCCCCGACCGGAGTGAAGCAGCGGCTGCGGTCGCTCCGCAGCCCAAACTCCTAG
- a CDS encoding ASCH domain-containing protein produces MQFSPDLRDEVASGAVTASVRLWRRPKVRVGGRYPVAGAIIEVTSIELIPFRMVTADDVRRCGEPDREALRGRAAHAGPITDDTPIYLIEFQVAE; encoded by the coding sequence GTGCAGTTCAGTCCGGACCTCCGCGACGAGGTCGCCTCGGGCGCGGTGACCGCCTCCGTGCGGCTCTGGCGGCGTCCCAAGGTGCGCGTCGGCGGCCGTTACCCGGTGGCCGGCGCGATCATCGAGGTGACCTCGATCGAGCTGATCCCGTTCCGCATGGTCACGGCCGATGATGTGCGCCGCTGCGGCGAGCCCGATCGCGAGGCGCTGCGCGGCCGGGCCGCCCACGCCGGGCCGATCACCGATGACACCCCCATCTACCTCATCGAGTTTCAGGTGGCCGAGTAG
- a CDS encoding Glycosyl transferase family 2: MALPDPRGVIFDLPGKGRHVTHHPSAVPAGPRPTVSVVVPCYNYGHFLDECVSSLVTQEHVDVDVIIIDDKSPDGSGEVADELARRHPGVVRSLRHEVNRGHIATYNEGLAAAEGEFVVLLDADDVITPGAFARATALMRANPSVGLTYGYPLSFTDVLPTLEEKPLRSWTVWSGHQWVYAQCRRGLSIVYSPEVVMRRSVQSRVGGFRPELPHAADLDCWLRIAAVSDIGRVNGPDQALRRVHSASMMQSGYGSVLADLRGRLDAYESFFSRDAGPLRDRHRLHELARRTTATEALAFVSEALQNQPEQADAATLDEYVQFAQQTYSDLAQTHEWRDYLWLRDHRGKHAAARARAGLIKGRRTLAGKYAWQRWYWQGD; encoded by the coding sequence ATGGCACTCCCTGATCCACGCGGGGTCATCTTCGACCTGCCCGGCAAGGGGCGGCACGTCACCCACCATCCGAGCGCCGTCCCGGCCGGTCCCCGGCCCACCGTCTCCGTGGTGGTGCCCTGCTACAACTACGGCCACTTCCTGGACGAATGCGTGAGCAGCCTGGTCACCCAGGAGCACGTCGACGTGGACGTCATCATCATCGATGACAAGTCCCCCGACGGCAGTGGCGAGGTGGCCGACGAACTGGCCCGGCGCCACCCCGGCGTGGTGCGCTCGCTGCGACACGAGGTGAACCGCGGACACATCGCGACCTACAACGAGGGGCTGGCCGCCGCCGAGGGCGAGTTCGTGGTGCTGCTGGACGCCGACGACGTGATCACCCCAGGCGCCTTCGCGCGGGCCACCGCCCTGATGCGGGCCAACCCGTCGGTCGGGCTGACCTACGGTTATCCGCTTTCTTTTACTGACGTTCTGCCCACCCTTGAGGAGAAGCCACTACGCAGCTGGACGGTCTGGTCGGGGCACCAGTGGGTCTACGCCCAGTGCCGCCGCGGGCTGAGCATCGTCTACTCCCCCGAGGTCGTCATGCGGCGCAGCGTGCAGAGCCGGGTCGGTGGCTTCCGCCCGGAACTCCCCCATGCGGCCGACCTCGACTGCTGGCTGCGCATCGCCGCCGTGTCGGACATCGGACGGGTCAACGGCCCGGACCAGGCGCTGCGGCGGGTGCACTCGGCCAGCATGATGCAGAGCGGCTACGGATCGGTGCTGGCCGACCTGCGGGGCCGGCTGGACGCCTACGAGAGTTTCTTCAGCCGCGACGCCGGGCCACTGCGTGATCGGCACCGCCTCCATGAACTGGCCCGGCGCACCACCGCGACCGAGGCACTGGCCTTCGTCTCGGAGGCGCTGCAGAACCAGCCCGAGCAGGCCGACGCGGCGACCCTCGACGAGTACGTCCAGTTCGCACAGCAGACGTACTCCGACCTGGCCCAGACCCACGAGTGGCGCGACTACCTCTGGCTGCGCGATCACCGCGGCAAGCACGCCGCCGCCCGCGCTCGCGCCGGGCTCATCAAAGGTCGTCGAACGCTGGCCGGCAAGTACGCCTGGCAGCGCTGGTACTGGCAGGGTGACTGA